The genomic region ACAAAAAGTGGATGCTCTTACCTTTGCCCTAGGATCCGGATTAGCTGGTATAGCTGGTTGTGCTATTAGCTTACTGGGTTCCGTGGGTCCGAATACAGGACAGAATTATATCATAGATACCTTCATGGTAGTGGTTGTAGGAGGGGTTGGTAATTTAGTAGGCACAATTGTAGCTGCTTTGGTCATTGGTACTGCCAACTTCATTGTGGGATCGGGAACTCTAGCCTTTTTGTCTTCTGGTGTTCAACCCTTGGTGGATTTTTTCAATTTTTTTGCCACCACTAGTATGGCAAAAGTGATGGTGTTTGCACTGATTATTGTTTTTCTACAGTGGAAACCAGCGGGAATTTTCCCTCAAAAAGGTCGGAATATTGATGTTTAACCAGGGTCAGAAATGAAAGATCAGGCTAAAAAGTCCATTTTGGTAGAAATTGCCGTAGTAATGGCGATCGCATTATTACTGCTTGTAATTATGCCACTTGTTTTGACAGAATTTCGCTTAAATTTACTAGGGCGATTTTTATCCCTAGCGATTGTGGGTTTGGGGTTGGATTTGATTTGGGGTTACACGGGGTTGCTCAGTTTGGGCCATGGCATTTTTTTTGGGTTGGGTGGTTATGCCATAGCCATGTACTTAAAACTGCAAGTTCCCTCCGGTGAATTACCTGATTTTATGGGATTGTATGGGGTAACAGAATTACCTTGGTTTTGGCATCCGTTTTACTCCTTTGGTTTTGCTGTAATTGCAGTAATTTTGATTCCAGGTTTATTAGCAGGGGTTTTGGGTTATTTAGTCTTCCGGAATCGCATTAAGGGTGTGTATTTTTCCATTCTGACACAAGCAGCGGTGATCATATTTTTCAACTTTTTCAATGGACAACAGAAGCTATTTAATGGTACCAATGGTTTGACAGCATTTAAAACCCTGCTAGGTGTAAACTTGAGTGATAGAGGAATGCAACTTGTTTTGTATAGCCTAACGATCTTATTTTTAGTATTTACCTATGGTTTATGTCGTTGGTTAACCAGTGGTAGATTTGGAAGGTTGTTAATAGCTATTAGAGATGATGAAACCCGGGTCAGATTTTGTGGATATGATCCTACAGAGTACAAAGTTTTGGTATTTGCAATTTCCGGTGCGATCGCGGGGATAGCAGGAGCATTCTACGCCATTCAAAGTGGTTCCGTGTCACCGAGAGCGATGGATATTGGATTCTCCATTGAAATGGTAATTTGGGTAGCGGTGGGGGGAAGAGGAACCCTAACTGGTGCGATTTTAGGAACTTTACTAGTTAACTATGCACGAACCTTTTTAAGTGAACAATTTGCGGAAATCTGGTTATTTTTTCAAGGTGCGCTGTTTTTGGTGGTAGTTACAGTTCTCCCAGATGGAATGATGGGATGGTTAAAAACTCAAACCCTAGCCTTTGTGAATAGGTCAAGCAAAGTTATTACATATCCAAGTTTAGAACAGGATGCAGAAGTAGAACATGAACGCAAAAATCTTGGAAACTGAAAATGTAACCGTGAGTTTTGATGGATTTAAGGCCATAAATCGCCTGAATTTCACCATGGAAAAGGGGGAATTGCGAGTGGTGATTGGTCCTAATGGTGCGGGTAAAACCACTTTTCTCGATGTGATTACTGGTAAGGTTAAACCAACCCAGGGTCGAGTTTTATTTAAGGGTAGAAATCTACGTAATTTGAGTGAACATGAAATTGCTCGCTTAGGAATTGGACGCAAGTTCCAAACGCCCAGAATTTACTTAAATCTCACTCCTCGGGAAAATCTAGAACTCACTAGCAATAGACAGAAAAGCGTTTTTTTTACCCTATTTGGCAGTCCTCATTTTCGTGAACAACAAACTATTAAAGAGTTATTGGTAACTATCGGGTTAACTTCTAAAGCTGATATTCCTGCTGGATTGCTTTCCCACGGTGAAAAACAAAGATTGGAAATTGGCATGTTAGTTGCTCAATCCCCTGATTTATTATTGGTGGATGAACCTGTAGCAGGTTTAACAGATGAAGAAACCTACAATATTGGGGAATTATTGTTAACACTTTCTCAGGATCACTCTATTTTAGTCATTGAGCACGATATGGAGTTCGTACGGCAAATTGCTCGCAAAGTCACTGTATTACATGAAGGTTCCGTATTATGTGAAGGTGATTTCAAACAAGTGCAAAATGACCCCCGTGTCATTGAAGTATATTTGGGACAGCAACAGGAATAGAGGATTTATGTTACAAATCTCCAATCTCAATGTTTATTACGGTGAAAGTTATATTTTGCGCAATGTTGATTTAAAAATTGCTTCAGGAGAAATGGTTTGCATTATTGGACGTAATGGTGTGGGTAAAACCACCTTACTGAAAACCATTATGGGATTACTAAATCCTAGAGATGGTCAGATCCACTTTGCTGGTAATATCATTAACAATCAGTCACCAGATCAACGGGCAAAAATGGGTATTGGTTATGTTCCCCAGGGTAGGGAAATTATTCCCCGACTCACAGTAAAGGAAAATCTTTTACTCGGTTTGGAAGCTAGGAGAAAAAGACCAAAAAAACTGGAGATCCCCGACGAGATTTTCAGCTTGTTTCCCGTTCTAGCAACCATGCTTCATCGTCAAGGTGGTGATTTAAGTGGTGGACAACAACAACAATTAGCGATCGCTCGCGCTCTCATGGGGGATCCCCAATTACTGCTCTTAGATGAACCAACGGAGGGTATTCAACCCTCTATAGTATTGGAAATTGAGTCCGCAGTGCGTCGGATTGTGGAAACTAGGGGAGTTTCTGTTTTGTTGGTGGAACAGCACTTACATTTTGTTCGTCAAGCTCATTACTATTATGCTATGCAAAAAGGTGGAATTGTAGCTTCTGGACCTACCAATGAATTGAGCCAGGATGTAATTCAAAGCTTTTTGGCAGTTTAACAAACTACTGATCACAAGAAAATCGCCGGCACGGAAGCCACTTGGCTTTAGACAGGAAGTGCCAACGGCGAATTTATTCGCCTTGATATTTGACCGTGATGCGGATCTTCAATATACCTTTTAATAACATCTGCTGAAACCTGTCCAGCAGTGGAATAAAAATAACTATTAGTCCATAGGCTAGGAAGTTTAAGTAATTCAGGAAATTTTCGTCTTAACAAGCTAGATGACCGTCCTTTAAAAGCTTTAACCACTTGATTTATAGCAACATCTGGTTGATGTTCTACAAATAAATGAACATGGTCTGGAGCAACCTCAAGAGAGAGGATATCCCAGTCTTTTTCTTTGGCTAGTTCGTAAATTATCTGTCTAAGGCATTTAGCTATCTCTCCAGATAATACCTTTTTTCGGCGTTTAGTTATCCATACAAGATGCACTACTGCATTACCTTTTGAGTGATTTCCTATTCTGTATTCCAGTGTTGTCTTCATATTGTTTCGTGGCTGCTATTGACAAGTAAATCATATCTCAACTATACTTTTGAAATCAACAAACATTGAAGGTCGAACAATGTACGGATGCCAACAAGTTCTTATCAAGTCCGATAAATCAATAACAGCGATATTGGAGTACGTCATACCTAAATTCGGTGAAAAACCCGAAGGGTGGAAAGCAAGCGGGAAACGAGTTAGTCGTGGAGTATATGAAACTTCTGATGGGTTCAAAATTAATGCGGACTGTAATGGTGCTGCTAATATTTTGAAAAAAGTAGCGGTGATGCTAGGAATTGATCTTAGCGGAATCAGTAGAGGCTGTTTAAGCCAGCCTCAGAAAGTTCGTTTATGGACTCTTCAGAAATCTCCGTGTCTTTAGACCGGAGAAGCTTAATGCTGATCATACTCTAGGGAACTGAGGAAACCCGTAGGGGGCACTTCCCTGATGAGTATGGGAAATAGCAGCTTCCATAAAACCTTTAAACAGGGGGTGGGGGTGACTAGGACGAGATTGAAATTCCGGATGGAACTGACAAGCAATGAAAAATGGATGTTTGGGATATTCCACAATTTCTACCAGACGTCCATCGGGGGAAGTACCACTAATGACATAACCGGAATTCAACAGGTGATTACGATAAAGGTTGTTGAACTCATAGCGATGACGATGGCGTTCATAAATCACCTCCTCTTGATATAAATCAAAAGCTAGGGTATTTGGCTGGACATGACAGGGATATAGTCCTAATCTCATAGTACCACCTAGATCGATTACGTCTTGTTGCTCCGGTAAAAGATTAATTACTGGATAATCAGTTTGAGGATCAAACTCAGCACTATTGGCACCTACTAAACCCTCTACATTCCGTGCCCATTCAATTATTGAACACTGCATACCCAAACATAATCCTAAAAACGGAATTTGTTGGTTTCTAGCATATTCAATGGCACTAATTTTGCCATCCACACCCCGAATGCCAAAACCCCCAGGGACAATTATACCATCTACTCCCAAAAGATAATTATCTGGTGGTTCTACTTCTAGTATTTCCGAATTGACCCATCTTAAACGTAAATCCCCATAAGTGGCGATCGCTGCATGACGAAGGGATTCTACTACAGATAGATAAGCATCTCCTAAACGTACGTATTTACCAACTATGGCAATTTCTACAGGAGATTGGGGATGAGACATACGCTCTACCATGGTTTCCCAGTGGGTTAAATCCGGTTCTCGCTGTTCCATTTGTAATAGGTCTAGGGTTTGTTGAGCTAGTCCTTCTTTTTCTAAAATTAGGGGAACTTCATAAATACTACTAGCATCTTGACAGGTAATTACACACTCCACAGGAACATCACAAAACTCTGAGAGTTTTTGTTTTAAACCCACCGGAATTGGGCGATCGCATCTACAAACTAAAATATCTGGTTGAATACCAATAGATCGTAATTCCTTAACAGAATGTTGGGTGGGTTTGGTTTTCATTTCTCCTGCTGAAGCAATCCATGGCAAAAGTGTCACGTGCATGTACAGAACATTTTGCTTGCCCACTTCTTTGCGTAGTTGGCGGATAGCTTCTAAAAACGGTAGGGACTCAATATCACCCACCGTGCCACCAATTTCAGTAATTACCGCTGCAGGATTTGTTTCTTTAGCAACTCTAATGACCCGTTCTTTGATTTCATTAGTAATATGGGGAATTACCTGAACAGTGCCACCATTATAGTCTCCACGCCGTTCCTTATTAATTACAGACTGATAAATCAAACCAGTAGTAACACTGTTTAGGCGAGACATAGAAGTATCCGTAAATCGTTCATAATGGCCCAGGTCTAAATCCGTTTCAGCACCATCTTGAGTCACAAAGACCTCCCCGTGTTGAAATGGGCTCATTGTTCCTGGATCCACATTAATGTAGGGGTCAAGTTTGAGAATAGAGACGGAATAATCTCGAGATTTCAACAATCTTCCCAAACTTGCTGCTACAATTCCCTTACCAATACTGGAAACAACGCCCCCAGTTACAAAGATAAACTTAGTCATAGTATTTTCAATAAATCTTGTGTGTTTGCCGTGAAAAAGGTCATAGGAATAATAATATTCGGTTGTTTGCTTACCTCCTCTGCTACCGTAGCTCAGAACTCACTTTTAGTAGTTTTTCCACCCAAAAATCACCAAACCAGTACAGAAAAAATATTTTTTATCGGTACAGCACCCCCCCTTGGGGAGGTAGTAATTAATGGTCGGAAGGTTAAACGCAGTCAATCTGGTCATTTTTCTCCCAGCTTCCCCTTGCAATTAGGAGAAAACCTGTTCAAAATCCGTTACCAAAATCAGGAACAGGAGATTAGGGTGACCAGGGTCTCTACCCAACCAGAACTACCAAAAGGTTTAGGTTTCGCTCGGGATTCTCTCCAACCTGGAGTTGACCTAGCTAGACTCCCAGGAGAACTAATTTGTTTTAGCGCCATTGCACCTCCTCAAGCTACTGTGTTTGTCAAGTTAGGAGAGCAGATGATTTCTTTGGCACCACAACCTTTACAGGCCAATTTACCCGCCAATTCCAGCGTGCTAACCGGAAGAAACCAACCCACTAGCTATATTCCTAACAAATACCAGGGTTGTACAACAGTCACCAGTGTTGCTGATTTAGGACAACCCCAATTTAGTTTGACCTTAAATAATCAAACCATATCTCAAACTGCTCCCGGCAAAATTCAGATTCTTCATCCTGCCCAGTTATCTGTTGCAGAAGTCACATCAGAATCATGCGTAACTCGCACGGGTCCGGGGACGGATTATTCTCGAATGACTCCCTTACCCAAGGGGACAAGAGTAATGATTACAGGTCAGGAAGGTGACTGGTTAAGATTAGATTATGGAGTTTGGGTTAATAGGAAGGAAATCCAAATTATACCCGGAGCAGCACCGCCAAAAACTATTATTCGCAGTGTGGGATATAGTCAATTGCCCAAAATGACCGAGATACGATTTCCCCTACAAGTACCTGTACCCCTGAAAGTTCAACAAGGCGATCGCACTTTTACTCTTACTCTTTACAACACTACTGCTCAGACTGATACTATTCGACTAGACGATGATCCTTTAATTTCTCGTCTGGATTGGCAACAGGTCGCGCCGGATCAGGTAAATTACACTTTTAACCTTAAAAAGTTGCAACAGTGGGGATATAAGTTAAGATATGAGAATAGTACTTTAGTTTTAACTTTACGTCACCAACCAACTATTGCTTTAGCAAGACGGTTGCCATTGTTAGGTACGAAAATAGTACTAGATCCTGGTCACGGTGGTAAAGAGTCCGGTGCTATTGGTCCCACAGGATATGCGGAAAAAGATGCCAACCTAGTAGTCTCTAAACTACTGCGAGATGAATTGGTCAAGCGCGGTGCTGTTGTAGTTATGACCAGAGAAGATGATCAGGAAGTATCTTTAGTAGAAAGACAAGAGATCATCAGTAGGGAAGAACCAGCGATCGCCCTCTCCATTCACTATAATTCTTTACCTGATAATGGTGATGCAGAAAACACTAGAGGTTTTGGCAGCTTTTGGTATCACCCCCAATCGCACAGTTTAGCAGTGTTTTTGCATAATTATGTTGTTAAAAAAATCAATCAACCATCCTATGGAGTATTTTGGAATAATTTAGCTTTAACTCGTCCTAGTCATGCACCGGCGGTTTTATTGGAATTAGGTTTTATGAGCAACCCTCAAGACTTTGAGGAGATAGTCAACCCTCAAACACAGAAAAAGATGGCGAAAACCCTAGCGGAGGGTGTAACTAAGTGGTTTAAATCACAAGAGAAAAAGTAGAATTTCCACATATCATCAAGTTGCCATAATTGCTATAATCATGGCAGTCTTTCAACCACTCAATTATGGGATTTACAATCAGCGAAACACAACAACAGTACAAGACCTATTCCCTTTGGGACAGCGATGCTGATTCCCGTCTGGAAGTAGTCCCAGAAAGGGGTGGTATTGTCACCCAATGGTCATTAAAGGATCATGAAATTTTCTATTTGGACAAAGAAAGATTTACCCATCCTGACCTCAGCGTGCGAGGTGGGTTACCAATTTTATTTCCCATTTGTGGTAATCTACCCGATAACACCTACAACCACAACGGGAAACAATATACACTCAAGCAACATGGTTTCGCTCGAGAATTACCCTGGGAAGTAACCAGTAATGCTACAGAAAATGGAGCAAGTCTTAGTTTAGTCCTAAACAGTAGCTATGCAACCCGCACCGTCTACCCCTTTGACTTTCAATTAACTTTTACTTACACGTTAAGGGGTAATTCTTTAACTATTGATCAGGTTTATCATAATCTCTCAGATGAGACTATGCCTTTTTCAACCGGATTTCATCCTTACTTTCAGTGTGGAAATAAATCTATGCTAGATTTTGACATTCCCTCTGGACAGTATCTGGATCAAAAAACCAAGCAAATTTACTCCTTTGCAGGCAAATTTGACCTTGAACAAGAGGAGCTAGATTTTGCCTTTGGGGATTTACGCAGTCAATCTGCCAAGGTCACAGATCAGGAGCGTAAACTAGAATTAATCCTCGATTATGATTCTAACTATGTGGTGCTGGTCTTTTGGACCGTGCGGGGCAAAGACTTTTATTGTCTAGAGCCCTGGACTGCTGGACGTAACTCCCTCAACACCGGGGAAAATCTTACCCTTTTGGCTCCCCACACCAGTAAAACCACCTCTGTAAAACTGACCGCAAATTTTTTCTAACAAGTCCTTGACAGAGTGATGAGAGGTTGGTATATTGAAAAAGTTGCAAAAAACGAAAGGGTCACTAACTCAACGGTAGAGTACTCGGCTTTTAACCGATTAGTTCCGGGTTCGAATCCCGGGTGACCCATACAGTTGTACAATTTGGTTGTCCCAGTTATTTACCATACAAAAATGTGGAAAAAAATTAAATTCATCCTGGTTGTTACTTTGGCTATTACTTTCAGTGCTATCAGCACCACTATTTACCCTGATATGGCTATAGCTGCTGGATTTAGGAGTTTTGTGGACACAGAGGATGGTTATCAATTTTCTTATCCTAATGGTTGGTTACAAGTTAAAGTTGCTAACGGTCCTGATGTAGTATTTCATGATTTAATAGAAGTTTCTGAAAATGTATCCGTGGTCATTAGTCCCGTTCCCCAAGGTAAGAGCTTAACAGAACTGGGAACCCCAACAGAAGTAGGATATAAACTGGGCAAATCTGCTCTTGCTCCCGAAGGTTCTGGACGTTCAGCAGAATTAGTCAATGTGGCACAAAAGGAAATTAATGGTAATAATTACTATTTTCTAGAGTATGCTGTTAAGCTAAGTAATGGTCAATCAAGACACAATGTAGCCAGTGTTGCGGTTAGCCGTGGCAAACTGTTTACATTTAATGCTTCCGTACCGGAAAGACGTTGGCGAAAATTGCAACGGACCATTGATGAGGTTGTCAGTTCTTTTCAGGTGTATTAGTGGGTTAGCAAATTTACTCCGTCAGGAGTTTTGTCCCAAAAAGAACACAACTCCTGAAATTAACTGGTGAAGTATTCAACTTAATAAATCATGAACATTCCTGAATTTGTGCTTGCGTCTGCTTCTCCTGCTCGTGATCGCTTACTACAAACCGTGGGGATTAAACCAATTATTTATCCCAGTGATTTTGATGAATCACAAGTACAACTGAGTAACCCACAGGAATTAGTTAATACCCTGGCCCA from Cylindrospermopsis curvispora GIHE-G1 harbors:
- the urtE gene encoding urea ABC transporter ATP-binding subunit UrtE, whose amino-acid sequence is MLQISNLNVYYGESYILRNVDLKIASGEMVCIIGRNGVGKTTLLKTIMGLLNPRDGQIHFAGNIINNQSPDQRAKMGIGYVPQGREIIPRLTVKENLLLGLEARRKRPKKLEIPDEIFSLFPVLATMLHRQGGDLSGGQQQQLAIARALMGDPQLLLLDEPTEGIQPSIVLEIESAVRRIVETRGVSVLLVEQHLHFVRQAHYYYAMQKGGIVASGPTNELSQDVIQSFLAV
- a CDS encoding N-acetylmuramoyl-L-alanine amidase, giving the protein MKKVIGIIIFGCLLTSSATVAQNSLLVVFPPKNHQTSTEKIFFIGTAPPLGEVVINGRKVKRSQSGHFSPSFPLQLGENLFKIRYQNQEQEIRVTRVSTQPELPKGLGFARDSLQPGVDLARLPGELICFSAIAPPQATVFVKLGEQMISLAPQPLQANLPANSSVLTGRNQPTSYIPNKYQGCTTVTSVADLGQPQFSLTLNNQTISQTAPGKIQILHPAQLSVAEVTSESCVTRTGPGTDYSRMTPLPKGTRVMITGQEGDWLRLDYGVWVNRKEIQIIPGAAPPKTIIRSVGYSQLPKMTEIRFPLQVPVPLKVQQGDRTFTLTLYNTTAQTDTIRLDDDPLISRLDWQQVAPDQVNYTFNLKKLQQWGYKLRYENSTLVLTLRHQPTIALARRLPLLGTKIVLDPGHGGKESGAIGPTGYAEKDANLVVSKLLRDELVKRGAVVVMTREDDQEVSLVERQEIISREEPAIALSIHYNSLPDNGDAENTRGFGSFWYHPQSHSLAVFLHNYVVKKINQPSYGVFWNNLALTRPSHAPAVLLELGFMSNPQDFEEIVNPQTQKKMAKTLAEGVTKWFKSQEKK
- a CDS encoding CTP synthase, yielding MTKFIFVTGGVVSSIGKGIVAASLGRLLKSRDYSVSILKLDPYINVDPGTMSPFQHGEVFVTQDGAETDLDLGHYERFTDTSMSRLNSVTTGLIYQSVINKERRGDYNGGTVQVIPHITNEIKERVIRVAKETNPAAVITEIGGTVGDIESLPFLEAIRQLRKEVGKQNVLYMHVTLLPWIASAGEMKTKPTQHSVKELRSIGIQPDILVCRCDRPIPVGLKQKLSEFCDVPVECVITCQDASSIYEVPLILEKEGLAQQTLDLLQMEQREPDLTHWETMVERMSHPQSPVEIAIVGKYVRLGDAYLSVVESLRHAAIATYGDLRLRWVNSEILEVEPPDNYLLGVDGIIVPGGFGIRGVDGKISAIEYARNQQIPFLGLCLGMQCSIIEWARNVEGLVGANSAEFDPQTDYPVINLLPEQQDVIDLGGTMRLGLYPCHVQPNTLAFDLYQEEVIYERHRHRYEFNNLYRNHLLNSGYVISGTSPDGRLVEIVEYPKHPFFIACQFHPEFQSRPSHPHPLFKGFMEAAISHTHQGSAPYGFPQFPRV
- the urtC gene encoding urea ABC transporter permease subunit UrtC yields the protein MKDQAKKSILVEIAVVMAIALLLLVIMPLVLTEFRLNLLGRFLSLAIVGLGLDLIWGYTGLLSLGHGIFFGLGGYAIAMYLKLQVPSGELPDFMGLYGVTELPWFWHPFYSFGFAVIAVILIPGLLAGVLGYLVFRNRIKGVYFSILTQAAVIIFFNFFNGQQKLFNGTNGLTAFKTLLGVNLSDRGMQLVLYSLTILFLVFTYGLCRWLTSGRFGRLLIAIRDDETRVRFCGYDPTEYKVLVFAISGAIAGIAGAFYAIQSGSVSPRAMDIGFSIEMVIWVAVGGRGTLTGAILGTLLVNYARTFLSEQFAEIWLFFQGALFLVVVTVLPDGMMGWLKTQTLAFVNRSSKVITYPSLEQDAEVEHERKNLGN
- the urtD gene encoding urea ABC transporter ATP-binding protein UrtD, giving the protein MNAKILETENVTVSFDGFKAINRLNFTMEKGELRVVIGPNGAGKTTFLDVITGKVKPTQGRVLFKGRNLRNLSEHEIARLGIGRKFQTPRIYLNLTPRENLELTSNRQKSVFFTLFGSPHFREQQTIKELLVTIGLTSKADIPAGLLSHGEKQRLEIGMLVAQSPDLLLVDEPVAGLTDEETYNIGELLLTLSQDHSILVIEHDMEFVRQIARKVTVLHEGSVLCEGDFKQVQNDPRVIEVYLGQQQE
- the tnpA gene encoding IS200/IS605 family transposase, with translation MKTTLEYRIGNHSKGNAVVHLVWITKRRKKVLSGEIAKCLRQIIYELAKEKDWDILSLEVAPDHVHLFVEHQPDVAINQVVKAFKGRSSSLLRRKFPELLKLPSLWTNSYFYSTAGQVSADVIKRYIEDPHHGQISRRINSPLALPV
- the psbP gene encoding photosystem II reaction center PsbP, whose translation is MWKKIKFILVVTLAITFSAISTTIYPDMAIAAGFRSFVDTEDGYQFSYPNGWLQVKVANGPDVVFHDLIEVSENVSVVISPVPQGKSLTELGTPTEVGYKLGKSALAPEGSGRSAELVNVAQKEINGNNYYFLEYAVKLSNGQSRHNVASVAVSRGKLFTFNASVPERRWRKLQRTIDEVVSSFQVY
- a CDS encoding aldose epimerase family protein is translated as MGFTISETQQQYKTYSLWDSDADSRLEVVPERGGIVTQWSLKDHEIFYLDKERFTHPDLSVRGGLPILFPICGNLPDNTYNHNGKQYTLKQHGFARELPWEVTSNATENGASLSLVLNSSYATRTVYPFDFQLTFTYTLRGNSLTIDQVYHNLSDETMPFSTGFHPYFQCGNKSMLDFDIPSGQYLDQKTKQIYSFAGKFDLEQEELDFAFGDLRSQSAKVTDQERKLELILDYDSNYVVLVFWTVRGKDFYCLEPWTAGRNSLNTGENLTLLAPHTSKTTSVKLTANFF